The following coding sequences are from one Capsicum annuum cultivar UCD-10X-F1 chromosome 3, UCD10Xv1.1, whole genome shotgun sequence window:
- the LOC124896924 gene encoding uncharacterized protein LOC124896924, translating to MPTKFYELGILERIGKMLGTLVKVDACTSSTLRGRYARVCVQIPLETPLLTSILIGDHLQQIQYEGEGFLCKVCSCLGHTTIGCKIKLPLPETQNEQSPEYPKESEQRIQEWQTVIFKRGKSYKTNYTRNHITKAVPGKSSNPHDDRTGPSMSTSRISGGKEGKAPLQMLSPGQGRPNYQAGQNDKWAKNNYPQQNNKGKDLVSPTPKPTFEAQSKGTRSPNNQHKVSLTNISLGTKKDSNANPNAEVSSLTQKVSKPRNSEPSSSCNTPPMAPNPTKKITANSQIEDIEMTEEGDTQDTPLFIFLLTLITNTTTITPFLFSRLWRRKIMRIPTSLLNNSNQNLITFTTTIKLPTNILAGDGPTRTSGTSQLDLGRVSLPNPHSESPLPSPVNHRRDKSRAQIIWSEHMDDSPYEPNQSTKSNPSNSTLDECKNNCHESDSTLLSSQNEGTAGTSPSFCECIWGGTDSPDTSRASPESTLKLGKGKKAGSTKRRKYGTRGNTANSESSKNKSHNPRKASPSHIRRGNRQDFNSPYSQRDKQDEPRDSSPMSSDRRLLQDQNVISIQEEKEAKFCNGEGKGDPNGYPGMGHTNHDNDELHHLEH from the exons ATGCCTACGAAATTCTATGAATTGGGAATTTTGGAACGCATAGGAAAAATGCTTGGAACTCTGGTCAAAGTTGACGCATGCACATCCTCTACCTTAAGAGGACGTTATGCACGAGTATGTGTCCAGATCCCACTCGAGACGCCATTGCTAACATCAATACTCATAGGGGACCATCTCCAACAAATCCAATACGAAGGAGAGGGTTTCCTCTGCAAAGTTTGTAGCTGTCTCGGCCATACAACTATAGGATGCAAAATCAAGCTACCGttaccagaaactcaaaatgaacAGTCACCGGAGTACCCAAAAGAATCAGAACAACGCATACAAGAATGGCAAACGGTTATCTTCAAACGAGGGAAAAGTTACAAGACAAACTACACTAGAAATCACATAACTAAGGCAGTTCCAG GTAAATCTTCTAACCCTCACGATGACCGGACCGGACCCTCAATGTCCACATCTAGAATCAGTGGAGGCAAAGAGGGCAAAGCACCACTTCAGATGCTTTCTCCAGGTCAGGGTCGGCCTAATTACCAAGCGGGCCAAAATGATAAATGGGCCAAGAATAATTATCCTCAACAGAATAACAAAGGAAAAGATTTGGTTAGCCCAACTCCTAAGCCCACTTTTGAGGCCCAGTCCAAGGGAACCCGAAGTCCCAATAACCAGCATAAGGTTTCCTTGACTAATATTTCTTTAGGAACTAAAAAGGATAGTAATGCTAATCCCAATGCTGAGGTCTCATCACTCACCCAAAAAGTCTCCAAACCTAGAAATTCGGAACCCTCTTCTTCCTGCAATACTCCACCAATGGCTCCTAACCCAACTAAGAAAATCACTGCTAACAGTCAAATCGAAGATATTGAAATGACTGAGGAAGGAGACACTCAGGATACTCCCCTATTCATCTTCCTTCTAACACTAATTACCAACACAACAACCATAACTCCATTCCTCTTCTCACGACtttggagaagaaaaataatgagGATTCCAACAAGCCTCCTCAACAACTCCAACCAGAACCTCATAACATTCACCACTACTATTAAACTACCAACCAACATCTTGGCTGGAGATGGGCCTACTAGAACAAGTGGTACCTCTCAACTTGACCTGGGAAGGGTTTCACTTCCAAATCCTCATTCAGAATCACCATTACCTAGCCCAGTTAATCATAGACGGGATAAATCACGGGCTCAAATCATATGGTCAGAACATATGGATGACAGCCCTTATGAACCTAACCAATCAACCAAATCCAATCCCTCCAACTCCACACTTGATGAATGCAAAAATAATTGCCATGAGTCAGACTCTACCCTTCTTTCCTCCCAAAATGAGGGAACTGCTGGAACAAGTCCCTCCTTTTGTGAATGTATCTGGGGAGGGACAGATAGCCCTGACACCTCCAGGGCCTCCCCTGAATCCACCCTTAAACTGGGAAAGGGAAAAAAAGCTGGAAGCACTAAGAGAAGGAAATATGGAACTAGAGGGAATACTGCAAACTCTGAAAGTTccaaaaataaaagccataaccCTAGAAAGGCCAGTCCATCTCACATTCGAAGAGGTAACAGGCAAGATTTCAATTCTCCTTATTCCCAAAGAGATAAACAAGATGAACCTAGAGATAGTTCCCCTATGTCCAGTGACAGACGCTTATTACAAGACCAAAATGTCATCTCTATCCAAGAAGAGAAAGAGGCAAAATTCTGTAATGGGGAGGGGAAAGGAGATCCTAATGGATATCCTGGAATGGGACATACCAACCATGACAATGATGAATTGCATCATTTGGAACACTAG
- the LOC107861597 gene encoding general transcription factor 3C polypeptide 6 isoform X2, with amino-acid sequence MENKSLCDDNMEEEEAEYVLLDLDGISSEVHIPPNAPYVLSGLDTLNPILIIDGKIKLIGEYDETIGTCLVFNESVNTRVISQ; translated from the exons ATGGAAAACAAGTCACTTTGTGATGATAACATGGAGGAGGAGGAAGCAGAGTATGTATTGCTTGATCTGGATGGCATTTCTTCCGAAGTTCACATTCCCCCAAATGCACCATATGTTCTCTCG GGTCTTGACACATTGAACCCCATTTTGATCATTGATGGcaaaatcaagctg ATTGGAGAGTATGATGAGACTATTGGGACATGCCTTGTTTTTAACGAAAGTG TCAATACTCGGGTGATTAGTCAGTAG
- the LOC107861597 gene encoding general transcription factor 3C polypeptide 6 isoform X1, whose translation MILFSPSLLSLPLIHCTSLCCYFLLLYLMENKSLCDDNMEEEEAEYVLLDLDGISSEVHIPPNAPYVLSGLDTLNPILIIDGKIKLIGEYDETIGTCLVFNESVNTRVISQ comes from the exons ATgatttt ATTTTctccttcacttctttcactgCCTCTCATCCATTGCACTTCCCTGTGTTGTTATTTTCTGTTGCTCTATTTGATGGAAAACAAGTCACTTTGTGATGATAACATGGAGGAGGAGGAAGCAGAGTATGTATTGCTTGATCTGGATGGCATTTCTTCCGAAGTTCACATTCCCCCAAATGCACCATATGTTCTCTCG GGTCTTGACACATTGAACCCCATTTTGATCATTGATGGcaaaatcaagctg ATTGGAGAGTATGATGAGACTATTGGGACATGCCTTGTTTTTAACGAAAGTG TCAATACTCGGGTGATTAGTCAGTAG